A DNA window from Hyphomicrobiales bacterium 4NK60-0047b contains the following coding sequences:
- a CDS encoding deoxyribodipyrimidine photo-lyase yields MAAQNKMPEPVTIVWFRRDLRLSDHLPLTAAIKKHKETGAAILPLYVLDNHSPNITNYGSASLWWLHHSLDCLSKSLEKKGTKLLLRSGPAVDVIRELISELNVENIYFHHSVLPGEGDLETELAELCEEKQIECKRFKGELLFTPKDIKTGGNTPYKVFTPFWRTCLEQPQPTKPIPVPKNIPAPKQIPKSETLESWQLLPTNPDWAAEFNELWQPGEEHVKKTVDKFLKGPVHSYKKMRDYPAIQGTSKISPFLAFGNISIRELWHKVDGHEGADFYQRELGWREFCYHLIFHWPEIKKEPFQEKFKNFIWEENEEFLKAWQQGKTGYPIIDAAMRQLWQTGWMHNRLRMVVGSFLVKNLRLHWQHGADWFWDTLLDADLANNTGGWQWVAGTGADAAPYFRIFNPVTQSEKFDKDGDFIREFVPELSNMPKKYIHNPSSAPKEVLKDAGVTLGKTYPKAIVDLKTSRQIALDAYTSLQNKD; encoded by the coding sequence ATGGCTGCACAAAACAAAATGCCAGAACCTGTAACAATTGTCTGGTTTCGAAGAGATCTGCGTCTCTCCGATCACCTCCCCTTAACGGCAGCCATCAAAAAACATAAAGAAACAGGGGCCGCAATCTTGCCACTTTATGTTTTGGATAATCACTCACCAAACATCACAAACTACGGCAGTGCAAGCCTTTGGTGGTTGCATCACAGTCTAGACTGTTTAAGCAAATCACTAGAGAAGAAAGGTACAAAGTTACTGTTGCGTTCTGGCCCGGCAGTTGATGTCATCAGAGAACTTATAAGTGAATTGAATGTTGAGAATATCTATTTTCATCACTCAGTTTTACCAGGTGAAGGAGACCTTGAAACAGAACTGGCAGAATTGTGCGAAGAAAAACAAATCGAGTGCAAGCGATTCAAAGGAGAGCTACTATTTACGCCTAAGGACATAAAAACAGGTGGTAATACACCATATAAAGTCTTCACTCCCTTTTGGCGCACCTGCTTAGAACAGCCACAGCCAACAAAACCCATTCCAGTTCCAAAAAATATTCCGGCACCTAAACAAATTCCGAAATCAGAAACTCTAGAAAGTTGGCAATTGCTCCCAACAAATCCTGATTGGGCCGCTGAGTTCAATGAACTATGGCAACCAGGTGAAGAGCATGTAAAGAAGACCGTTGACAAATTTCTCAAGGGACCTGTGCACTCATATAAGAAAATGAGAGATTACCCCGCCATTCAAGGGACATCAAAAATCTCTCCTTTTTTAGCTTTTGGAAATATCAGCATTCGCGAGCTTTGGCACAAGGTAGATGGGCATGAAGGGGCGGACTTTTATCAAAGAGAGTTAGGCTGGCGTGAATTTTGTTATCATCTCATTTTCCATTGGCCAGAAATAAAAAAAGAACCTTTTCAGGAAAAATTCAAAAATTTCATATGGGAAGAAAACGAGGAATTTCTCAAGGCGTGGCAACAGGGGAAAACAGGCTACCCCATCATTGATGCCGCTATGCGCCAGCTCTGGCAAACAGGTTGGATGCACAACCGGTTGCGTATGGTTGTAGGTTCATTTCTCGTAAAAAATCTTCGCCTACATTGGCAACATGGTGCCGATTGGTTCTGGGATACATTACTAGATGCTGACCTGGCCAACAACACAGGCGGTTGGCAATGGGTTGCTGGCACAGGTGCAGATGCCGCTCCTTATTTCAGAATATTCAACCCCGTCACACAATCTGAAAAGTTTGATAAAGACGGAGATTTTATCAGAGAGTTTGTTCCCGAGCTGAGCAACATGCCAAAAAAATACATTCACAACCCATCATCGGCACCAAAAGAAGTTTTAAAAGATGCAGGGGTAACGCTAGGCAAAACATACCCCAAAGCAATTGTGGATTTAAAGACAAGCAGGCAAATAGCCTTGGACGCTTACACAAGTTTGCAAAACAAAGATTAG
- the typA gene encoding translational GTPase TypA, whose product MDLRNIAIIAHVDHGKTSLIDVLLKQSGAFRDNQKVEERAMDSNDLERERGITILAKVTSIIWKDTRINIVDTPGHADFGGEVERILNMVDGVIVLVDAAEGPMPQTKFVVSKALKLGLNPIVAINKIDKPEERHEEVVDEVFDLFANLDANEEQLDFPILYGSAKQGWMAANAEGPQENMEPLFDLVTKYVPAPEKKEGAFSMLVTTIGSDPFLGRILTGRVTSGTVTPNQSINALAADGSIAEKGRISKVLAFQGLDRVPVESASAGDIVSIAGMTTATVADTLCDPEVTTPIAADPVDPPTLSMTFRINDGPFAGQEGSKVQSRVIRDRLLQEAEGNIALQITLNDDDRDSFEVAGRGELLLSILIETMRREGFELTVSRPKVVYQTIDGVRHEPIEEVTIDVDEEHSGVVVQKLSERKGDLLDMRSSGGGRQRLVMRVPTRGLIGYHSELLSDTRGTAIMNRVFHAFEPHKGKIQGRHTGVLISNNMGDAVAFALMNLEERGPLMIGHGVRVYEGMIVGEHTRGNDLEVNVIKGKKLTNVRAAGKDDATTLTTPMQMSLERALSYINDDELVEITPENIRLRKRHLDPNTRKRASKLSESA is encoded by the coding sequence ATGGACTTGCGCAATATTGCTATTATCGCTCACGTGGATCACGGTAAGACGTCTCTAATTGATGTTTTGTTGAAACAATCAGGAGCCTTTCGTGACAACCAAAAGGTTGAAGAACGTGCTATGGATTCCAATGACCTGGAACGTGAACGCGGCATTACTATCCTTGCCAAAGTGACGTCTATCATCTGGAAAGATACACGTATTAATATTGTTGATACTCCTGGTCACGCTGATTTTGGCGGCGAGGTTGAGCGTATCTTGAATATGGTTGATGGTGTTATTGTTTTGGTTGATGCCGCTGAAGGCCCGATGCCTCAGACTAAATTTGTGGTTTCCAAAGCTCTTAAGCTTGGTCTCAACCCAATTGTTGCAATCAACAAGATTGATAAGCCTGAAGAGCGGCACGAAGAAGTGGTGGATGAGGTTTTTGATCTCTTTGCCAATTTGGATGCGAACGAGGAACAGCTTGATTTCCCAATTCTTTATGGTTCAGCAAAGCAAGGCTGGATGGCTGCTAATGCTGAGGGTCCGCAAGAAAATATGGAACCATTATTTGATTTGGTGACGAAATACGTTCCTGCGCCTGAGAAAAAAGAAGGCGCTTTTTCTATGCTTGTGACAACGATTGGCTCAGACCCTTTTCTTGGTCGTATCCTCACAGGTCGTGTGACATCAGGTACTGTTACACCTAATCAGTCAATCAACGCTCTAGCAGCAGATGGCTCGATTGCTGAAAAGGGAAGAATTTCTAAAGTGCTTGCATTCCAAGGCTTGGACCGTGTGCCTGTTGAGAGCGCAAGTGCTGGTGATATTGTTTCTATTGCCGGTATGACGACAGCAACTGTTGCTGACACTTTATGTGATCCTGAAGTAACGACACCAATTGCTGCCGATCCAGTTGACCCGCCAACGCTCTCTATGACCTTTAGAATTAATGATGGTCCATTTGCCGGGCAAGAAGGGTCTAAAGTACAGAGCCGTGTTATTCGCGATCGTTTATTGCAAGAAGCTGAGGGCAACATTGCTCTACAAATCACTCTTAACGATGATGACCGAGATAGTTTCGAAGTAGCTGGCCGCGGTGAATTACTGCTTTCTATTTTGATTGAAACGATGCGCCGTGAAGGGTTTGAGTTGACTGTGTCTCGCCCGAAAGTGGTTTACCAAACCATCGATGGTGTGCGCCATGAACCAATTGAAGAAGTGACCATTGATGTTGATGAAGAACATTCTGGTGTTGTTGTTCAAAAACTTTCTGAGCGCAAAGGTGATTTGCTTGATATGCGCTCTTCAGGTGGTGGCCGCCAACGTTTGGTCATGCGTGTGCCAACACGAGGCTTGATTGGGTATCACTCTGAGCTGTTATCTGACACGCGTGGCACTGCCATTATGAACCGTGTGTTCCATGCTTTTGAACCTCATAAAGGAAAAATTCAAGGACGTCACACAGGCGTTCTTATTTCAAACAATATGGGCGACGCTGTTGCTTTTGCTCTGATGAACCTTGAAGAACGCGGCCCGTTGATGATTGGCCATGGTGTGAGAGTTTATGAAGGGATGATTGTTGGCGAACATACTCGCGGCAATGACCTTGAAGTGAATGTTATTAAGGGTAAGAAACTCACAAACGTTCGTGCTGCTGGTAAGGATGATGCGACAACCTTGACCACACCGATGCAAATGAGTTTGGAGCGGGCACTATCGTACATTAACGATGACGAGTTGGTGGAAATTACACCAGAGAATATTCGTCTTCGTAAACGTCATCTTGATCCGAATACGAGAAAAAGAGCCTCGAAGCTCTCTGAAAGTGCTTAA
- a CDS encoding TIGR01777 family oxidoreductase: MTNELLWLTVFMQILMGGTDTLLHHEFTERLAWQPSAKTELKLHALRNFIYAGLFGAFAWGVPNGTLALIALAFIIAEVLITLWDFVEEDLSRKLPATERVLHTLLALNYGAILILLLPELWSLSKEPTSYSLIDYGLGSYALMIASIGVFLFGLRDYFAAVRLENLNEIPGAELLSKLKANQNILITGATGFVGQRLTKALIAKGQNITVLTRNPEKAANLGSPLNIITDLEQIRDDAPVDAIINLAGEPLANGFWTKAKKQKILSSREKIADEIYQLCERLYVPPKTVITASAIGWYGLRGGEKLTEETEAEPCFTHEVCQSVEQKNNRLKDFNCRVINLRIGLVLGIEGGMLANLLVPFEYGLGGPIGSGQHWMSWITRDDLVRLIAHSLTNEEIQGAVNAVAPEPLQNKEFTKMLGDALNRPSFMPMPEKVLKLLLGDFAKELLLASQKVDNAKIIRSGFKFKAPNLKTALMQVLPLKKKNRTEKAEVITKSSQEYYF, encoded by the coding sequence ATGACAAACGAATTATTATGGCTAACAGTGTTTATGCAAATTCTAATGGGCGGCACCGATACCCTCTTGCATCATGAGTTTACAGAACGCTTAGCCTGGCAACCATCTGCTAAAACGGAACTAAAATTACATGCTCTCAGAAATTTTATTTATGCAGGGCTTTTTGGGGCTTTTGCTTGGGGAGTACCAAACGGCACACTGGCCTTAATAGCTTTAGCTTTCATCATTGCTGAGGTTTTAATCACACTTTGGGATTTTGTTGAAGAAGATCTAAGTCGTAAATTACCGGCAACAGAGCGAGTACTGCATACTTTATTAGCCTTGAATTACGGTGCCATTTTAATTTTGCTACTTCCTGAACTTTGGAGCCTATCAAAAGAACCAACAAGTTATAGCCTTATTGATTATGGTCTAGGCTCATATGCCCTAATGATCGCTAGTATCGGTGTTTTTCTTTTCGGTTTAAGAGACTATTTCGCGGCCGTTAGATTAGAGAATTTAAATGAAATTCCTGGTGCTGAACTCCTCAGTAAGCTCAAAGCCAATCAAAATATTTTAATCACCGGCGCAACAGGGTTTGTTGGTCAAAGGTTGACAAAAGCACTCATTGCAAAAGGGCAAAATATCACAGTTCTTACTCGAAACCCTGAAAAGGCAGCAAACCTAGGAAGCCCACTAAATATCATCACAGACTTAGAACAAATCAGAGATGATGCGCCAGTTGATGCCATAATAAATCTGGCCGGTGAACCGCTGGCAAATGGCTTTTGGACCAAAGCTAAAAAACAAAAAATTCTAAGCTCAAGAGAAAAAATTGCAGATGAAATATATCAACTTTGCGAACGTCTTTACGTCCCTCCTAAAACTGTAATCACAGCATCTGCAATAGGTTGGTATGGCCTAAGAGGTGGTGAAAAACTAACAGAAGAAACCGAAGCTGAACCTTGTTTTACCCATGAAGTATGTCAAAGCGTTGAGCAAAAAAACAACCGCCTAAAAGACTTTAACTGCCGTGTGATCAACTTAAGAATTGGGTTAGTTCTAGGCATTGAAGGGGGAATGTTAGCTAACCTGCTCGTCCCTTTTGAATATGGACTAGGAGGCCCAATAGGATCAGGTCAACATTGGATGAGCTGGATAACACGAGATGACCTTGTTAGGTTAATCGCGCATAGTTTAACAAACGAGGAAATCCAAGGGGCTGTAAATGCAGTGGCACCCGAACCCCTTCAAAATAAAGAGTTCACGAAAATGTTAGGTGATGCGTTAAATAGACCATCTTTCATGCCAATGCCTGAAAAAGTCTTAAAGTTACTACTTGGTGATTTCGCAAAAGAACTTTTATTAGCCAGTCAAAAGGTTGATAATGCTAAAATAATTCGGTCTGGATTTAAATTTAAGGCGCCAAATTTAAAGACCGCATTAATGCAAGTTTTGCCTCTAAAGAAAAAGAACAGAACAGAAAAAGCAGAGGTGATCACAAAGAGCTCACAAGAATATTATTTCTAA